The sequence CTCGTTAGTGTACTGTTTTCTATGTTTTCCAAATGGGTTAAGTCCAGGATTTGCCATTTCTGCAACTGCAGCTGGCATATACATCGAGTCACCCACTAATGGTGCACCACTGGCAGCCAGTTGAGCTCGAATCTGCACCATATGATACAACTGGTTATTGTCAAATTTATGATATCAAACCATAAGTTAAGGATTCTCCTGAATGTTCCTATTTGATTATGAAACAAGAGTATATATAGAAGCCAACAAGGCAACAACcattaattagtattaaagGAACATATTTGTATCAGTAACCCAACAAGACTTCAGTTTTTTTCTGAGCGTTCACTACCCTATGACAATTAAAAGAAGCAAGATCAGAGGCGTGCTAACCTTAAGAGTTCAGAACAAGAAGCCAACATGAAAAAACCATGATTTGCAAACATGAGACTCAAAACTAATGACCGTAAAGAAAACAGCTCAAAATTAGCCAAgcaagaaaaaggagaaggaagaaaaaagaaaggaaggatggcTGAATAACCTGATGCGTTCGGCCAGTCAAAAGGTTGATCTTACACTCGTAAGCAAAATCTTTTGAGGGCCATCCACAATCTTCAACCGAATATTTCTCCTCAATTGCAGCATCTGGCCAAGGAACCTTTCTGCATTCCAAGACCTCAAGTTGACACAAGTGCCATCCGTTGACAAATTCTGCATCCAGTAATAGTTTTTTAGTTTATACAACAAAACAGATAGGCAAAAAGTTAATGACAAGCACATGGTAGCATCCACCAAATAAAATCACATCAAGACAATTCTGTACGAAAACTGCCGAGAGAATCCAATTCCCTACTTCAACACCTACCACACTCTCTAAAGGTCCAGACTGATCtgatcaataaaataattgatcgAGATTATTACCTTCTGAAAGAAGTCTTGGAGCAATATTAACAGGGCGCATGTAGTTTTTAATTACTCCCACAGGCACAGGAGATGCAGCAAGAGCAAGATAAAGCTTCTTCACCTTTTTCTCCTgatgatgaaaaataaaggaaaagagtTGAGGGTCTTGAGATGAACTTAACATCTCATAATATTTGAACTCAGGTTAACCTGTATCaaattatcataataataaatatcttttttactaTCTAAAGGAGTGGCCTCATGAGAACAAAATCTGAGGTACTATCCTGCTGGATGGCCTCTTTACAAACAGAGCGAACTATATCAAACGTACATAAAGACAAAGCATGATCAGCTTACTCTGATTTTCCCATGGAAAACTGAGCAGTACTCCTTACTCCTAGCTAACACAACACTGCAAATGAAGTAAAGGCCACAGTTTAGTATCAGTCTGAAAAGACAACTGaaagaataataacaaaatcctATAAAGACTCCATACCAACCCTCTGTGCAATTGTCAATCTGATGGGTAGTCTTCAATGGGGTTGTTAATCCCAGGGCACGAGTGGCAAAGGTTGCACAACTTTCTTCAATATTATCTGCAGTTCCTCCTACCTGAGTGAAGTCAGAATTCATGGATTCtctaagtaattaattaaataataccaTGACTAAATACCATCAGCTGGCTAATAAAGTTAAGGCCTTAGTTTACTTTTGCAGATTTAGATAGTAgcttatattaaataaagttGATGCTGGCAACGACAGAGAATTAAATCTATGCCTAAGCCAcataacaaaattaagaaaataatggatCAATCACATACTGATGTACCAGCAGGTTTGTCCAAAACAACATAACAGTCGGTCACAGCTATAATTCTTGATTTCCAGTCAATGTCATAGCACCTGAAAGAAACTCAAATGTCAGGAAGTACCATGCTAATGAAAAATGATTGTAAGCCTCCACCTAATTTTATGTCTACCTTGGGAAGCGTTTTGGGTGTACATGAACACGCAAATATGTTCCAGCTTCAAGATACTGGTCAACATGAGTAATCCGAAAGGTTTTTTGTGCTTCTCGTACAGTTTTCCCTTTGATGGAAGATCTCTTCTTCAGAACTGATGGAGCTGTAAACTTTTCAAATAACCTAATCTGTTCCGGAGTTGCTGTTGTTGGTGGCCGTGGGCACACAAGGGCATAATGTACAGCTCCAAAATCGATGAGGTCTGCAACAAACCTTCAAAGAATGAAATTTTCTATGCATCATTCGATCCTGATTAACAAAGAGTGGATCATATTCTTGTAATTGTGTGTTTCATACCGTCCACCTTCAACAGACAAAGtaaaggagaagaaaagaatgcTTACAGAGGAGGAAGATCTAGAGCTTTGCAGATATAATCTAGTACAGGCCCTTCCTCTAAGACAACTAAGTGTTCAATTCTTGGTGGTCTATTGTACGAGGGACATGGAAGCAAGCGATCATAGTCTGAGTTGCtgaataaaactaaattttagcaagaagaagaagaagaagaaacaagtgactgtcaagaattcaagataaaatatacaaaGGCATTAGGACAATTTTGTATAGTTCAGCTAGAGGTATTTCATTAACTTAAGATACCAATTTCCAAAGTCAGGAACATTTTTGTGATCTTGAACAATGTGTCTATGGGTCACCAACCACTCATTTTGTCCACAA comes from Ricinus communis isolate WT05 ecotype wild-type chromosome 5, ASM1957865v1, whole genome shotgun sequence and encodes:
- the LOC8284232 gene encoding RNA pseudouridine synthase 6, chloroplastic isoform X1, which encodes MSSLSLASIFAGGYRSFVTPVTVLRTLASTHAYSFHRHHPKNALARFSLNSHERKFCCESSKPEVAYTTNTSCVNGNSDYDRLLPCPSYNRPPRIEHLVVLEEGPVLDYICKALDLPPLFVADLIDFGAVHYALVCPRPPTTATPEQIRLFEKFTAPSVLKKRSSIKGKTVREAQKTFRITHVDQYLEAGTYLRVHVHPKRFPRCYDIDWKSRIIAVTDCYVVLDKPAGTSVGGTADNIEESCATFATRALGLTTPLKTTHQIDNCTEGCVVLARSKEYCSVFHGKIREKKVKKLYLALAASPVPVGVIKNYMRPVNIAPRLLSEEFVNGWHLCQLEVLECRKVPWPDAAIEEKYSVEDCGWPSKDFAYECKINLLTGRTHQIRAQLAASGAPLVGDSMYMPAAVAEMANPGLNPFGKHRKQYTNESDESMAVAEWVAQHGKEPKVAIGLQACEISWDEGKHIYKAGSPWWRCRIA
- the LOC8284232 gene encoding RNA pseudouridine synthase 6, chloroplastic isoform X2 codes for the protein MSSLSLASIFAGGYRSFVTPVTVLRTLASTHAYSFHRHHPKNALARFSLNSHERKFCCESSKPEVAYTTNTSCVNGFVADLIDFGAVHYALVCPRPPTTATPEQIRLFEKFTAPSVLKKRSSIKGKTVREAQKTFRITHVDQYLEAGTYLRVHVHPKRFPRCYDIDWKSRIIAVTDCYVVLDKPAGTSVGGTADNIEESCATFATRALGLTTPLKTTHQIDNCTEGCVVLARSKEYCSVFHGKIREKKVKKLYLALAASPVPVGVIKNYMRPVNIAPRLLSEEFVNGWHLCQLEVLECRKVPWPDAAIEEKYSVEDCGWPSKDFAYECKINLLTGRTHQIRAQLAASGAPLVGDSMYMPAAVAEMANPGLNPFGKHRKQYTNESDESMAVAEWVAQHGKEPKVAIGLQACEISWDEGKHIYKAGSPWWRCRIA